One window from the genome of Bartonella sp. WD16.2 encodes:
- the gatB gene encoding Asp-tRNA(Asn)/Glu-tRNA(Gln) amidotransferase subunit GatB — protein MEIVDTRTPDPRRFISGATGDWEVVIGMEVHAQVTSDSKLFSGASTKFGAEPNNHVSFVDAAMPGMLPVINQECVRQAIRTGLGLKAKINLKSVFDRKNYFYPDLPQGYQISQFQYPIVGEGKVVISVGPDSNGQFEDIEIGIERLHLEQDAGKSMHDQHPTMSFVDLNRSGVALMEIVSKPDMRSSDEAKAYMTKLRTIVRYLGTCDGNMDEGSMRADVNVSVRRPGEAFGTRCEIKNVNSIRFIGQAIEYEARRQIAILEDGGVVDQETRLFDAAKGETRSMRLKEEAHDYRYFPDPDLLPLEFDQAFVDALAAELPEFPDDIKLRFINEMGLTAYDASILVTEKAIADYFEEVAHGRDGKIVANWVINDLLGALNKNNREIEDTPVTPDQLGAIIDLIKEGTISGKIAKDLFEIIWNEGGDPRQIVEERGMKQVTDTEVIKGVVDEIIANNSDKVAQAREKPALVGWFVGQVMKATGGKANPQTVNELVKTKLKID, from the coding sequence ATGGAAATTGTTGATACTCGTACCCCTGATCCTAGGCGTTTTATTTCTGGAGCTACAGGCGATTGGGAAGTTGTTATTGGCATGGAGGTTCATGCGCAGGTCACATCAGATTCAAAACTTTTTTCGGGTGCGTCAACTAAATTTGGTGCTGAGCCAAACAATCATGTGTCGTTTGTTGATGCGGCTATGCCTGGTATGTTGCCTGTTATTAATCAAGAATGTGTTCGCCAAGCTATCCGGACTGGTTTGGGGTTAAAGGCTAAAATTAATCTAAAATCTGTTTTTGATCGTAAAAACTATTTTTACCCGGATTTGCCTCAAGGGTACCAAATTTCGCAATTTCAATATCCGATTGTAGGGGAAGGGAAAGTCGTTATCTCTGTTGGGCCAGATTCGAATGGTCAATTTGAAGATATTGAAATTGGAATTGAGAGGTTGCATCTTGAGCAGGATGCAGGAAAATCCATGCATGATCAGCATCCAACAATGTCTTTTGTGGATCTTAATCGCTCTGGTGTAGCTCTTATGGAAATTGTTTCCAAACCGGATATGCGTTCATCAGATGAGGCCAAAGCCTATATGACGAAATTACGCACTATTGTTCGTTATTTGGGTACTTGTGATGGTAATATGGATGAGGGTTCCATGCGTGCGGATGTGAATGTATCAGTTCGTCGTCCTGGTGAGGCTTTTGGAACTCGTTGTGAAATTAAGAATGTTAATTCCATTCGCTTTATTGGTCAGGCGATTGAATATGAAGCACGTCGTCAGATTGCGATTTTAGAAGATGGTGGTGTAGTAGATCAGGAAACTCGACTTTTTGATGCTGCTAAAGGTGAAACACGATCTATGCGTTTAAAAGAAGAAGCGCATGATTATCGTTATTTTCCTGATCCTGATCTTTTACCGTTGGAGTTTGATCAAGCATTTGTAGATGCTTTAGCTGCAGAATTGCCGGAATTTCCTGATGATATAAAACTACGTTTTATCAATGAGATGGGGTTGACTGCATATGATGCGTCCATTCTTGTGACAGAAAAAGCAATTGCTGATTATTTTGAAGAAGTAGCGCATGGGCGCGATGGAAAAATAGTTGCCAATTGGGTGATCAATGATCTTTTAGGTGCTTTGAATAAAAATAATCGTGAAATTGAGGATACGCCAGTTACTCCAGATCAGTTAGGGGCGATTATTGATCTTATTAAAGAGGGGACTATTTCTGGAAAAATTGCCAAAGATTTATTTGAGATTATCTGGAATGAAGGTGGGGATCCACGTCAAATTGTAGAAGAACGTGGCATGAAACAGGTGACGGATACAGAAGTTATTAAGGGTGTTGTTGATGAAATTATTGCCAATAACTCTGATAAGGTTGCTCAAGCAAGAGAAAAACCTGCTTTAGTTGGTTGGTTTGTTGGACAAGTTATGAAAGCAACAGGGGGCAAAGCAAATCCTCAGACTGTGAATGAATTAGTTAAAACAAAACTAAAAATAGATTGA
- a CDS encoding NADH:ubiquinone oxidoreductase subunit NDUFA12, which produces MADFLKQTFTWWNGNTINTRFFTWLKGKRVGEDQLGNVYYEGGYHKDGYLRRWVIYKDYSEASSIPPGWHGWIHHRCNTPPTEENYQSREWEKPHISNMTGTNKAYRPKGSIVYNDEHVVRKDYHAWSPKK; this is translated from the coding sequence ATGGCTGATTTTTTAAAACAAACCTTTACATGGTGGAATGGCAATACTATAAACACGCGCTTTTTTACGTGGCTCAAAGGTAAGCGTGTAGGGGAGGATCAGTTAGGAAATGTTTATTATGAAGGTGGTTACCATAAGGATGGTTATCTACGGCGTTGGGTGATTTATAAAGATTATTCTGAGGCTTCTAGCATTCCTCCGGGATGGCATGGTTGGATTCATCATCGTTGTAATACACCACCTACGGAAGAAAATTATCAATCGCGTGAATGGGAAAAGCCTCATATTTCAAATATGACAGGGACAAATAAAGCTTATCGGCCAAAAGGTTCTATCGTCTATAATGATGAGCATGTTGTTCGTAAAGATTATCACGCATGGTCACCTAAAAAGTGA
- a CDS encoding DUF2155 domain-containing protein: MKFFLQLKVRHFFCSYLIGIIVVLFSVNDVQAERVSNAVVVFAGLDKITGRTIRFEVSIGQVYQYGALRVTPRVCYTSSESEPTRTNGFVEVDEITLNKETRRIFTGWMFADSPGLNAVEHPIYDIWLKDCKQNSDTLSIQ; encoded by the coding sequence ATGAAGTTTTTCCTACAGTTAAAAGTAAGACATTTTTTTTGTTCTTATTTAATAGGAATTATAGTAGTTTTGTTCTCCGTTAACGATGTGCAGGCTGAACGTGTTAGTAATGCAGTTGTCGTTTTTGCAGGTCTTGATAAGATTACTGGTCGGACTATTCGTTTTGAAGTCTCTATTGGTCAAGTTTATCAATATGGTGCTTTACGAGTAACGCCGCGGGTGTGCTATACAAGTTCTGAAAGTGAGCCAACCCGTACTAACGGTTTTGTTGAAGTAGATGAAATAACATTAAACAAAGAAACGCGACGTATTTTTACAGGATGGATGTTTGCAGATAGCCCTGGTTTGAATGCTGTAGAGCATCCTATTTATGATATATGGCTAAAAGATTGCAAACAAAATTCTGATACTCTTTCAATTCAATAA
- a CDS encoding rhomboid family intramembrane serine protease: MWDFVSQHNHSPLLSKQLKEPLFNVPFIIIFLIVFCFFSYIIPQYFLSDQLYIRSLILFSFIPVFFQTEPLMFCYTIVSYSFMHGSFGHIAMNMVWLLVFGSPLAKHFGNLRFLFFWTLTAGISALTYFIFHRDSMIPLVGASGTISGMMGAITRYGFFSVFNSNMCNKRFLGPVWTIKKALRSKTVLIYIGVWLIVNCLTGIFPYLFGDSDILIAWEAHVGGLISGFILISFFDSSWKRSKINV; the protein is encoded by the coding sequence ATGTGGGATTTTGTTTCTCAACATAATCACTCTCCGTTATTATCAAAACAACTTAAAGAACCGTTATTCAATGTTCCATTTATTATAATTTTTTTGATAGTGTTTTGTTTTTTCAGTTATATTATTCCTCAATATTTCCTTTCTGATCAGTTATATATTAGAAGTCTTATTCTTTTTTCATTTATACCGGTTTTTTTCCAAACTGAGCCTCTAATGTTTTGCTACACCATTGTTAGTTACTCATTTATGCATGGCAGTTTTGGACATATTGCTATGAACATGGTTTGGCTTTTAGTTTTTGGATCTCCTTTAGCAAAGCATTTTGGTAATTTACGTTTTTTGTTTTTTTGGACGTTAACAGCAGGTATTTCTGCGTTAACCTATTTTATTTTTCATCGAGATAGCATGATACCACTTGTTGGAGCGTCGGGCACAATTTCTGGAATGATGGGGGCTATTACGCGTTATGGTTTTTTTTCTGTTTTTAATTCCAACATGTGCAATAAGAGATTTTTAGGTCCTGTTTGGACTATCAAGAAAGCACTTCGTTCCAAGACTGTTCTTATTTATATTGGTGTATGGCTTATAGTTAACTGTCTCACAGGTATATTTCCATATTTATTTGGAGACAGTGATATTTTAATAGCATGGGAAGCTCATGTTGGTGGACTTATTTCAGGTTTTATATTGATTAGTTTTTTTGATAGCTCATGGAAAAGATCAAAAATTAATGTTTAA
- the rlmB gene encoding 23S rRNA (guanosine(2251)-2'-O)-methyltransferase RlmB, translated as MKEKVSKNSYFPHPRRQYRNTKSFNRMPSIHLKHRSTSSIQNIVYLYGIHSVKEALKNPKRVFNHLYATPNALQRLNITKSDLPCSLKLYPPKKLDELVGKDAVHQGVVLETETLKPRHLSELTNTNLIIVMDQITDPHNVGAIMRSAVAFKAGAIITTYRHSPQESGVLAKAASGALELIDYITVRNLAEALTEIHQAGFNSLGLDSESELPLETALTGKKIALILGSEGKGLRKKTRETVHSLARLNIPGDIKSLNVSNAAAIALYAAHNYLKH; from the coding sequence ATGAAAGAAAAAGTATCTAAAAATTCTTATTTTCCTCACCCTCGTCGCCAATATCGCAACACAAAAAGCTTCAATCGTATGCCTTCAATACACCTAAAGCATCGGTCTACTTCATCAATACAAAATATAGTTTACCTTTATGGCATCCATTCAGTCAAGGAAGCACTTAAAAACCCCAAGAGAGTTTTCAATCATCTCTATGCTACACCCAATGCCTTACAACGGTTAAATATAACCAAATCAGACCTACCTTGCTCTTTAAAACTATACCCACCTAAAAAACTTGATGAACTTGTTGGAAAAGACGCAGTTCATCAAGGTGTTGTCTTAGAAACTGAAACTCTTAAACCACGACATTTATCTGAACTTACAAATACTAACCTTATCATTGTAATGGATCAAATTACCGATCCGCATAACGTTGGTGCTATTATGCGTTCTGCCGTCGCATTTAAAGCTGGAGCAATTATCACCACTTATCGCCACTCACCACAAGAGAGTGGTGTGCTTGCCAAAGCAGCTTCTGGAGCTTTAGAGCTTATTGACTACATCACTGTACGAAACCTTGCTGAAGCGCTTACAGAGATTCATCAAGCCGGTTTTAATAGCCTCGGACTTGATTCAGAAAGCGAATTACCTTTAGAAACAGCATTAACAGGTAAGAAAATTGCTCTTATCCTAGGATCAGAAGGTAAAGGTTTGCGCAAAAAAACACGCGAAACTGTTCACTCATTAGCACGTCTTAATATACCTGGAGATATTAAATCATTAAATGTTTCGAATGCAGCAGCAATAGCGCTTTATGCGGCTCATAATTATCTTAAACATTAA
- the tuf gene encoding elongation factor Tu, translated as MAKSKFERTKPHVNIGTIGHVDHGKTSLTAAITKYFGEFKAYDQIDAAPEERARGITISTAHVEYETEQRHYAHVDCPGHADYVKNMITGAAQMDGAILVVSAADGPMPQTREHILLARQVGVPAIVVFLNKVDQVDDAELLELVELEVRELLSKYDFPGDDIPIVKGSALAALEDSDKSIGEDAVRRLMSEVDNYIPTPERPIDQPFLMPIEDVFSISGRGTVVTGRVERGIIKVGEEIEIIGIRPTSKTTVTGVEMFRKLLDQGQAGDNIGALLRGIDREGIERGQVLAKPGSVTPHTKFKAEAYILTKDEGGRHTPFFTNYRPQFYFRTTDVTGIVTLPEGTEMVMPGDNVAMDVSLIVPIAMEEKLRFAIREGGRTVGAGIVSKIIE; from the coding sequence ATGGCAAAGAGCAAATTTGAACGTACGAAGCCGCATGTTAATATAGGAACGATAGGTCACGTTGACCATGGGAAGACGTCCTTGACAGCGGCGATTACGAAATATTTTGGTGAATTTAAAGCGTATGACCAAATTGATGCGGCGCCTGAGGAGCGTGCCCGTGGAATTACCATTTCAACAGCGCATGTTGAGTACGAAACAGAACAACGTCACTATGCGCATGTTGATTGTCCAGGTCACGCGGATTATGTGAAGAACATGATCACAGGTGCAGCACAGATGGATGGAGCGATTTTGGTTGTTTCAGCAGCTGATGGACCGATGCCTCAGACACGTGAGCATATTTTGCTAGCACGTCAGGTTGGTGTTCCTGCGATTGTGGTTTTTCTAAATAAGGTTGATCAGGTTGATGATGCTGAGCTTTTAGAGCTTGTTGAGCTTGAAGTTCGGGAACTTCTTTCGAAATATGACTTCCCTGGTGATGATATACCGATAGTTAAAGGTTCTGCGTTAGCGGCTCTTGAGGATTCAGATAAAAGTATAGGTGAGGATGCAGTTCGTCGTTTGATGAGCGAAGTTGATAATTATATTCCAACGCCTGAGCGTCCAATTGATCAGCCGTTTTTGATGCCTATAGAGGATGTTTTTTCAATATCTGGGCGTGGAACGGTTGTAACGGGTCGTGTTGAGCGTGGAATTATTAAAGTTGGTGAAGAAATCGAGATTATAGGTATTCGTCCGACTTCTAAGACGACGGTTACGGGTGTTGAAATGTTCCGTAAGCTTTTAGATCAAGGTCAGGCAGGTGATAATATAGGTGCATTGCTTCGTGGTATTGATCGTGAGGGGATTGAACGTGGACAAGTTTTGGCGAAGCCTGGTTCTGTTACACCACATACCAAGTTTAAAGCTGAGGCTTATATTTTGACGAAAGATGAGGGTGGTCGTCATACACCGTTTTTTACAAATTATCGTCCACAGTTTTATTTCCGCACGACGGATGTGACAGGAATTGTTACACTTCCAGAAGGTACGGAAATGGTTATGCCAGGTGATAATGTTGCAATGGATGTTTCTTTGATTGTTCCAATTGCAATGGAAGAGAAGCTTCGTTTCGCTATCCGTGAAGGAGGGCGTACTGTCGGAGCTGGTATCGTTTCTAAGATTATTGAATAA
- the secE gene encoding preprotein translocase subunit SecE: MASRTNPITFFKQVLVETAKVKWPTRRETVVSTVMVLVLAVFASIFFFVVDQIINFGVWQGIDLLKYLFGR, from the coding sequence ATGGCATCTAGAACCAATCCCATTACTTTTTTTAAGCAGGTTCTTGTGGAAACAGCTAAAGTAAAATGGCCTACACGGCGTGAAACAGTAGTTTCTACTGTTATGGTATTGGTGTTAGCGGTGTTTGCTTCGATTTTCTTTTTTGTTGTAGATCAAATTATAAATTTTGGTGTGTGGCAAGGTATTGATCTCCTGAAGTACCTTTTTGGTCGATAG
- the nusG gene encoding transcription termination/antitermination protein NusG produces MAARWYIVQAYSNFEKKVAEAIEKEAKQKGLDHLFEKIFVPTERVVEVRRGRRVDSERKFFPGYVLVCAELTDEVYHLIKNTPKVTGFLGSDARPVPISDREIEHILKQVQEGVKSPKSSILFEVGEQVRVADGPFVSFNGIVQEVEEERSRLKVEVVIFGRPTPVDLEFSQVEKL; encoded by the coding sequence GTGGCTGCTCGTTGGTATATTGTTCAAGCATATTCAAACTTTGAAAAAAAAGTAGCGGAAGCTATTGAAAAAGAAGCAAAACAAAAAGGGCTTGATCATTTATTTGAAAAGATTTTTGTTCCAACTGAGCGTGTTGTTGAAGTTCGTCGGGGTCGTAGGGTCGATTCTGAGCGTAAATTTTTTCCTGGTTATGTTTTAGTTTGTGCTGAATTAACAGATGAAGTTTATCATCTCATTAAAAATACTCCTAAAGTAACAGGTTTTTTGGGTTCGGATGCACGGCCTGTTCCTATTTCTGATCGGGAGATTGAGCATATTCTTAAACAGGTGCAAGAAGGTGTTAAGTCTCCTAAATCTTCTATTTTGTTTGAGGTTGGTGAACAGGTCCGGGTAGCTGATGGGCCTTTTGTTTCGTTTAATGGTATTGTTCAAGAGGTTGAGGAAGAACGCTCTCGCCTTAAGGTTGAGGTTGTAATTTTTGGGCGTCCTACACCTGTTGATTTGGAATTTAGTCAGGTTGAAAAGCTCTGA
- the rplK gene encoding 50S ribosomal protein L11: MAKKNVGQLKLQVPAGSATPSPPIGPALGQRGINIMEFCKAFNAATQEMEKGAPIPVIITYYQDKSFTFSLKTPPVSFFLKKEANLKSGSKEPGKVSAGTISRDKIHLIAEAKMKDLNTNDIEAAMRMVEGSARSMGLEVVG, encoded by the coding sequence ATGGCAAAAAAAAATGTAGGGCAGCTAAAATTGCAAGTTCCAGCGGGGTCGGCTACTCCTTCTCCTCCAATTGGTCCCGCTCTTGGTCAGCGTGGTATCAATATTATGGAATTCTGTAAGGCGTTTAATGCGGCTACGCAAGAAATGGAAAAGGGGGCTCCGATTCCAGTAATTATTACTTATTATCAAGATAAGTCTTTTACATTTTCTCTGAAGACTCCTCCTGTATCATTTTTCTTAAAGAAGGAGGCAAATTTGAAATCTGGATCAAAAGAGCCTGGTAAGGTATCTGCAGGGACTATTTCTCGCGATAAGATTCACTTGATTGCAGAAGCAAAAATGAAAGATCTTAATACAAATGACATTGAAGCGGCGATGCGTATGGTTGAAGGTTCTGCTCGCTCGATGGGTTTAGAAGTTGTAGGCTAA